ATTGGTTTGATTGTAATTTCAGTGTGTGGTTCCTCGTCGCCAGCTGCTCTCCATTTCGTTGCAGTGACTTTGCAGACCTGTTTGTCATCAACCCAGATCTTTTCATTCAATGCATCCATGACTGCCTTCAGGAGGTTGTCAACGTCGTTTCGCTGAACATGGAGATACCGGGGCATCGGCTTCGTCTTCCAGCGTTTATTGCTTTGTCGAGGAAAGACGAAGACCACTTCAAGGGCGATTGGCCCTCCATCTGGTTTACCCTGATACGCTTCCAATGCTGACAACCGAATGGCTTTCTTGTAGTCGGTGACCGGGTGTTTTTCTGGCGTGTAGTTGCTGATGAAGCCCCCCATTCTTTTGAACTTCTGACGAGGCTGTGCTACCGGGGCACCTGGCACGCTAAACTTGACTGACTCCATTCGTTGCACTGGTCTGATTCTCCTGTTCTAAAGTGGTGTCAAATATTCCAAAAATTATTCCGATGTTGGGTGGGTAACTGCTGTTAACCAGTCATTGTTTATTCACAGAGCCCATAGCTACTGCTACACATTCCGGCCGCCGCTTCCACTTCAACCAATGGCAGCATTGGTTGTTTTCCACCGTAGGCTGTTTTAGACCACTTCACGACGTCGTCGATCCAGTTGATTTCCATCCCTGGAACACATGGTGCAAAGAACGTTCGCCCGACGTTTTCTTCATACTGCCTGACCTTGTCGATCATTTCGGGGAAGCGGGCAGCCCACTCGCGAATATCGGCTTTATTGGAATTGATACAGGGAGCGCAGCCGACTCGATTGAAACCCATTGAATAAAGCGGGTTAACTTTTTCTCCCGACTTTTTGAGAACAGAAAAGCACTCTTGTTTCGTCCAGCAGCGGATCGGATAGTTCACCCAGCAGTCAAAGTATTCATCCCATTTTCGATCAGGTGTTTTCTTTCTGGCATCCGATTCATCGCATCTCAAACCGACATATCGTTCAAATTCAATCCCTTTGTCGACTAGGTTTTCACGCATCCATCTTTTTTGCGGAATTAGCTTCAGGTGTTCTGTGCAGAATTGGGCCTTGCGAGATGGGAAACGTTGCTTAATGTAAGCCAGTCGATCGAATGTCATTACGTCATCTTCATTAAACTCTTGCCGTCGATCTCGGGTAATGCCTGGCTTTGTTCCCCGATTTTCAAGATCTCGAATCAATGGTGTAACTTGTACAATCGGGAAGACCGTTTTGCTGAATTCACTGATGAACTCAGTTGTCATCCAATGTTCGTGTCCGCCAACGTCAGAATTTACAGCGATAACGTTCTCATCGCCGAATTTTTGTCGGACCCACCACAAGCACGCTTGGCTGTCCACACCGCCCGAAAAACCTACAACATGTTTCATCCGTCTTTCCCTTATCAGTCGTCCTGCTTGCTCATATTTCTGGCCCTTTGCGAAAGCATTGCCGCATCAGACCAGGTGAAGTTCATACTCTCATCTGCAGCGTACTGTCTGAGAATGCGCTGCAGTTCGGAGGTGCTGGCATTGTCGTAGGCGAAGCAGAACCGCTCTGCCCCTTTGACCAAAACTAAGATATTCATTTTCATGCCAGCACCTCTGATGCTTCCTGTGGGTTACTCGATGGCCGTGTGCTCAGCTGCTCCGCAGTGAGGGCAGTGTGGTTTCTCTGGATTGTCTTTGTCGAATGCATACATCAAATCGCAGTTCACACACTTGAAGAAGTCGCAGTCGAGACTCTTGTCCATACCTTTCAGGTGTTCGTCGATCTCTGTTCCGGCAAGGCTGTCCGCGACGTCACAGGTTTCGATGAATCGTGACAATTGGTTGAAGATCGCTGCGTCGCGCGAAGAACTCGCGTGGCCTTCAATACTCAATGTGTTCGAGTACATGTAAGGCGTTTCTTCGTCCTGAATATCAATGCTGGAGATCCAGCCACTATCTATGTCTGCATAGACACGAACAAGGCACTTGATCTTTTCCTGGTCGATGATCTTGACCTCTTCGAAGTTGCGAACGACTACGCCTAGTTCATTCGAATCAGGGCAGTCGAAGTAGCCGAGCAGTTCGTTGCCGGTTTCGTTCTCACATTCCAGGCACTGATCGTTGTCGCCATCCTGCGGCCACTTGTGGTCACACTCGCAGCACCACCATTCAAGGTCCTGATTCGGCATCTTGATGGTGTCAGGTTCTTCTTCAGTGGCTTCGGCTTCGACCTCGACAGGTTCGTCGTCGTCATCTTCGTCTTCGCAGGGAACTGGGTTCTCTCTGCGCCATGCTTCGAGTGCATCCTCAATCTTTGTTGCACCACCTTTTGCAACTCCGGTGATTCCGTCATGCCATTTGAATTTTCCAATGTTGGCATTTCGAATTCGTTCTTCGAGGTCTGCGATAAAGTGAATTCCAGAATCCACCAGCTTGTCAGTCATGGTCTCTGTCAACCCGAGATCATGGACGGCAGCTTTCTTTGCAGGATCTTCCTGCTTTTGCTTTTTGAGTTCATTCGCCACCGTAGCCAGGGCAGGGGTGCCGTGTGGTCGGTTCTTACCGTCCTCAACGTCGGGGTGAGGTTCATCGTTAAAAGGCAGCTTCGGTTGATATGCTCCCCCTTCGCTGATCACGGAGAGCTTGTTGCAGAGGTCAGCCTGCTCTTCCAGCAATCCGTCAAGGTCGCTTTTCGCTTCTTTGAGATCGTCCTTTAATGAGTCAACGAGGTTCTGGGCTTCTCGGACTCTCGGGTTCAGGTCAATCAACTCAGCGTCGATTTCCAGCATCCGCTTTTGAAGCAGCGTGAGACATGGCTCTACTGGTGCGGCTGGTTCTGCGGGCTTCACTTCCTCAGTAGCAGGTTCAGCATCCTGCTGGTCACCCTGTTCGATGAATTCCTCAGCGGCTTTGTCTCGTGTTTGGACGAATGCAGTTCGCCATGCGACGTATCGCTCCTGAGCAAACATCTCGCGAAAGTTATTGTCGCGGAACTGCATGCCTTTGGTGTTGGCTGCCTGGACACCGAGCTGCATTGCCTCTTCCATATCTTTATCGTCTGGGCAGTCGGACGGTGTCTCAGGAGTGATCAAGCTATCAACCACTGAATCGAATTCCGGGAACTCTTCCAGGAAGCACTCATCCGCATAGATCGCTTCCTGAACCCAGGTGAAGACGTGGGCTTTTTCTTCGTCACTCAGGTCATTAGCATCTGCAAGAGAGATCTCAATGCCCCAATAGCCTTTTGCCTCTTCGTATAGCCACTGGCCAAAGTCGGTGCCGTCCTTGATCACGTCTTCAAAGGTTGGCTTTTCTGCTGCTTTACTCATTTTGTTCTCCGATTTGAAAATTAAAAAAGTGATTTTTGTTTTGACTGGCCCGGAAGAGTCATCGTCTCCGGGTTGAAAATTGGTAGCTTCTGTTTGTTGTGCAGTCTGATCCACTCGCCCTTTGAACCGTTGCAGAGGACTGTCACCACTTTGTCACTCAACGCGTTCCCGTTTGCGGTTCTGAATTGACCTTCATTCAGTACGTCTACGAATCCCGCATCCTTACAGATGCAACCCGGATCACACTTGCGTACAGCAGGCGGCTTTCTTCTTTGGAATGGTTTCATGTCACCCCCTCAAATGCTTCATCAAGAATTTTGTTGAAAACGTTGGACTGCTTATCATGCTCCTCCATTTCTTTCAGCGCTTTGTCTTCTTCCGGCATTGATACCTGAATGTCTCCGGTTTCGATTTTGTGCCGGAACAAAGCGCCGGGGTTGTCAGCACTCCGACAATGGACAGCGATTGACCAGACGATCAATCGGGCGGGGTCCGTGTTCTTCGCAAACCCAAGATCAACAGCCCGCTTGAACAAGCTATCAATCTCTTCCGGATTTCTGAGCATCTCCGGATCTACGTGGCAGTTCCAACGCTTGCCTTTTCGCTTCGTTGTTTTCGCGATACCGAAATCCTGCGTGATTTTGTTGGCTGGTTTTTTCTTTTCCAATGGTAGACCTGAAGGACAGTAACCACGGGGGAACCCATCAACAGGCTGCCGTCGTTTTGGTCGTTCCGTTTGTGACTGGCGACGTTCCAGATTCGCAGCTCGCCGTTGCTCCTGCTTTCGATCCAACTCTTTATCGGCATCAACCCCAGACTCAGCTTTCAGACGAGCAGCTGCCATGTCCTGAGTCGTGATTGGAACGGCATCAAAGACCATTGACCAGTTGATTCGATAATGATTGTTTTTGCCTTTACCACCGCTCTCACGAAGCAGCCAGCCCTGTTCACAAGCCATTTGAATGTGCCTGCCGACTGATCGAACTGAAGCACCGATCTGCTCTGCCAGTCCCGCATAAGATGGCCAGCAGTCACGGTTGTTCCTCAAGTGTCGATCGATGGCGAACAACAGATTCTTAATCCGATAATCGGCCTGCAGCTTTTCGAGCAGTTCGATCTTGAGAATCCGATTGACTTCGAGCTTTTCAAAGTCGAGATGTTTCTGTCTTGCTGATGGCTTGTGCTTTGGCATCCTGCATCGTTCCGTCTGCTAAGGTCTTTGAATTTCCGTAAACTCAATAAAGGCGGCGTGGGGGAATCGAACCCCCGGCAGAATGCTTGGCCATCCTTGCCCACCGTGAACCGCTGGGTGCTCCATAGGTTGGGGTATGAGCCCGTTATGCAGCACCGACCGCCCGTTATGGGGCTACCAGCTGCTCGATTGCGATGCTGGCCTGTTCCTTCCACATGTTGTACATGTCCTCGTTGATCTGATTTGCATCGAGCGATTCATCCAGACGAGTGATGAAGTCCGTCAGCTGCTGTCTATCACCTGAGTTAACCGCCGACTGAATGGCACCGTGCAACTGCTTTTCAGTCAGTGGTTTTCGAGATCGCTTTTTGCTCTGCGTCGGTTCAGGCGGTGCCGTTGTTGTGGGGGCAGCGTTCTGGGCTCCCATCTTGTCAGCGAGTTCCTGAGATCGGGATTGGGGTTGACTGAATTCATTGTGATGTTGCGGTTCAACATCGAAGGTAAGTCGTGGGCCATCAGGATCTGCATCGTAGACATGATCGGTCGGGAGAGTTCCTGTTTCGATGGCATCCTCATAAGCCGATGCTTTCTCTACACCTGGGCCCATTGGCGCAAACTTGCGAAGAATGCGAATCGCAGTCTTTGCCCACATCGGATCTTCCCAGAGCTTCCATGGAGACTTGTAGCCGCCACTGGATGGACTGGCCCTTTTGTGCTTCAGAACCTCGCCCTGCGTCAGCACTACAAAATCTGAGCTACCGTCTTGTAGTTTGTACATTGCCCAGGCAGCGATCAGGTCACCGCGATCATCCTTTAATGGTGGTATGTGTCTGAGATAGGCATCAGTTCCGAACTCAAACTCAAACAGATCGCCTTCACGCACGGCACCAGCAGACACGCTCTGCAGCTTTGGGTTTTGGTGCATCAGTTTCGTGTACCCTTTGTAGTCGGGGATAAACTGACATGTGAAGCAACTGTTGTTCTTGTCTTCATAGGGCACCAGGTGACCATCGTATCCATTCGGCTCCAGTCCAATGGCTGAAGAATTCATCAGAGCCAACCCGATGGATTGAACGCTGCATAACAAAAGCTTGGGATTGTTCTGCGCGGCATTTAATGCAAAACGGATCATGGTTTCTGGGGTGATCGACTTCGGCAAAATCAATGCCATGCTATCTGCACCGGCAGTGAGTGATCGCTTTAGATCGTTTAGTTTTTCTTTGCTAACGACGAGTTGATTCATTTGATTGCTTCTCCTTTTTAATTGAGTTCAGAAATATAATTAACGTTGTTTGTTACTCAGGAACCTTGACCGCCCGCGCGTCGATGCGGGGCTTGCGTTCCACGGTGTAAGAACAGCCCTGAATCTCTTTACGGCGAACCATCTTCTTGCCACCGGCCAGGATGCCAGCAGAACGATTGCCGAGTTCTTTCAGCACGAACGCCTTCAGGGCCTTGCGTTCTTCCTGAATCTGTTTTTCGTCATCGCCCAGCAGTTCGTAGCGGTTCCAGGCTTTGCAGGCTTCCTTGCTGAGTTCGATGACCGAATCTTTTTCAACGTCGCGATACAACCGTTTGACGGTGTCAGCAACGGAAGGGTTTTCCCAATTCGGTTCCGGCTCATCGAAGTTCTGAATTCGTTCCCACATTTCCGACAGGCCAGCAACCAGACCTTCGATCAGCGTTTCGTTTCGATGGACCTTGTATTGATACAGTCGGCGGTCTACGAGGATGGCGAAGTTGACGACTTCCCACCCCATGACGAACATCTGCTGCTGCCCCTGGATGACGTAGCTGTCAGGGATGAAGTCGGTCCCCTCTTCGCCCATCTCTTTTGCCAGACGCCAGTGCATCGACTTCAGCTCCAGTCCTTCCTTGGGGCTGAGTTTTGCATCGGGCGTTGCCAGAATGAACGGATAATCGGGATGCCGATACATCGGGCAGGGGTGCTGCAGAATCTTCCGATTGTTTTTCCTTTCCCAATATTTAGCAGTGAGGTATTCAACCTCTTTGCCGTACCACATGTCATCGTTTTCGAAGTCTTCCTGCAGGGTGCCGATCTTGCGGTGAAACAGCTTGTACCGCCCACCATATTGTGACAGCTCAAGGGCATCCGCAGATTCACTGGCACCGATGCCGGTCATGCGCGCGGCTTCCCATTCGGGTGTATCTGGATCTGCGACCTTGATAGGTTCATAAGTAGCGGTTGACATTATTAAACTCCTCGCATTCCGTATTGGTTATGGCAGGCCACTCGATCCGATAGGCGGTGGCTTTGCCTGGTAGTTTTTCGACTTCTAAAAATCCTGCACTCTCTGCTTCGCGAATTGCCTTGCGGGCCTTGTGTTCTGAGCAGCCCATCAAACGCGACAGGTCAGGCAGGGAAGGGCAGCAGAAGTCATCCGATCCGGCGATTTCATCCAACACGACCATCAACACTTTGGCATCCGTAGACAGCGGTAAGCCGACAAGCTGGCGTCGTTTGGTTTCAACAAATGGGAGTGACTTCTGCTGCATGGTCTGCTTCCTTACTTTGTAAATGCCATGAACTCGCCAGCGATCTTCAGACACTGACTAACTTTTTCGAGGTCCAAGACTTCATCCGTCCGGACCTGAGTTTCCATGTCGATCCAGTAGTTCATGGCTGACAACGCTTGGCTGTCGATCTTCGGAAGTTCTTCAGCGAGATTGTCAGGCCCCAGGCCGCCAGCCCACCCTGTTTGGATATCAGTTCTGGCCTTAGGCCATTCATTGGGCACTACACCAGCGCCATGTGAGCGATCAAACAACCCGCAGACGGCAAAACGACGTTCCGCAGCTTCATATAACCAGTAATTCACTCCATCCAGCTGGAAGATGATTGTCGGGTCCCATCCAAAACAGTTGCGTTCAATTTTACAAAACGCGTTCAGGATTTTTTCAGAACAGTCTGGCCCCTGCTTTTCGCCGTGAAAGTTCAGCTGAACACGCTGAAACACAAACATCGAATTACCAAGATGGTCATGCAGATATGAACGTCCGCTGGTCACTTCTCTTAAATGTCCACCACAAAGGTGAAGGCTTAAATTGATATTGAGACCAGATTCAACCTTCGCTTCTGCTAGTTCATGAATCCAGTTGTACGACGGGAACCGCTGGCCGGTACTTGTTCCGATCAAAATCCCCCATTCAACAAACGGGAATTCTTTCGACAGTTCGATCAGGTCTTGGACGTTGGTTCTGTCATCCGCACCTGTGATAGTTACGCAATTTAGTGGCATTACTTTCTCCTTTTGCTTGAGGTATGTTTTTAGTGGTTTAGCCTGCTTGGGTTATTCGAGCCCGTCCTTATCCCAGTCGCACACTGGGCATATGAGTTTTCGGTCAACACAGTTTTCCGACACAGGAAGGTGCAGGTAACAGCCCTGCAATTTCACGGTCGCGGTATGGAAGCTTTGACCACTCCTCGTAGGTCCGCAGCCCGCTAAACATCTGGGTTCCAATCAACGTGTACTTGGCAATGAAGCCAAGCATTTCATCGAAGGTCAGGTGACTTATGAAACAGTCGCCTCTTGTAATCAGGTAGTGCCCATCAACCTCTTCGATGTGCAGTTCGTATTCGAGAACCCTGCCTGATCGCTTTACACAGCGGTCTTCAGACAACCCGACAAACCAATCCCGGATAAAACATCTAGCGACCCTGCCAAGCATTTCATCCCACGGGAGGCCGTCTACAACGGTGCTATTTACAATAAGTTCGTATTCTGTATTTCCATGAATCCGTTTCTTTCGAATGGTCATCTTGCTCACGACTCGTCTCCTTTCTGTTCCCTAGGTACGAATGAGTTGCTTCTGTAGGTCTGCTTGATCGCCTTACATCGCTTCGAACAAAACCGAGCCCATCCGCGATTGCGGTCAGCAACACGAGCAACAAACTCGTGTTTGCATCGCTCACACTTCACAACTACGGTTTTGCCTCTCATTCGAATTTCTTTCTGATTTCAGTTATCAATCACAACCATCGCGACGTCAGCGTTCGTTCCCTCACTCTTGAAGGAGCCAGGGGGCAGGAAACGAACATCGCAATTGGCAAAACGTTTCTTTTGTTTCACGCCCCAGTAACAGAGTGAGACCAGACGACCACCGGGAGCCAGCATTGTCAGTGCATACTCAATGTGCCTGATGTCTGCACCATGCTTGAAAGGCGGGTTCATCAGAATGCCGTCGAAGTAACAGACCATTCCGACAGTGCCGAGAAAGTCTCTCTGCAAGATGGTGATACTGTTGTCGTTCTCTGTGAGCAGATACAGTTCACGGCAGCAGCCCGGAGAGATTTCAACAAGCGTGATTTCTGTTTCTGGATTGGCTTCGCGATAGGGAACGTAAAGCCTTCCCAGCCCTGCAGACGGCTCCAGAACTCTACGACGCATACCCAACTCCTGCACCATGATGTCGGCGATCTCTTCCGGTGTCTGGAACAGGTTGAAAGAAGAGATGGCACGCGGTGCCTGGTCTTCCTGGGCCAGCCGATGGAAGCGGCTGCACTCAGAGGCAAGCTGCTCTCCTTTGAACTCAGTGTGCTCCTGCAGTCTCTTCAGTCGAAGATTTCCGGTTTGGCGTGAGTGGCTCATGCGGTCACCTCAGACAGCGCTTCGCTGTTCTGCGGTTTCTCACAGCCCAGGTTGTCCCAGTCGAGCGGCAACGGCTTCTGCGGTTTGTCAGTTAGGATCACGATTCGTTGCGGTGTGTATGCAGCATAACCACCAGAATCGGCTGTGCGCAACTTGCAGACTGCAGGCCCGAGAGCAGCGTCATATTCCTGACCGTGCTGTGACCACATGTTGCTCGACTTGCGAGCGATGATGCCGCCGAAGTTGTGGAATGTTCTGGTCTCGGCTGTCGAGTAATCACCCCGCGATCTTGCACTGTATTTAGCCTGGGTCATCCGACAGACTTCAGCCGGTTCAAATTTACCAGCCTGATATGACCCTTCCGGATGCGCTTTGTCGTACTTCTTCCGGGCTTTGTCGTTCAAGATGCCCTGCAGGCGCTCAGCATCTTCATCAGTCGGATTGAGCAGCTTGACTGATTTTGGCTTGCTGGCTTTCGCTTTAGCCTTCCGCTCTGCCTGCTGCTGTTTGAACACCTCACGCTCTTGATCAGTGGGAGCCCGATAGGAATCTTTACCAAGCCGCGTTACATCGATTCGCTGCTCAGCAACAGGTCGCGGATTGTCTTCACCGAATGGCTTGCCATCGTTGTCATAATTGTTGTCTGACCGTGCCGACACCACGACGCTGGTGACTCTCTTTGTGACGGGGCTTCGATTGACTTTCACGATCTGATACCAATCTCCATTGCCCTCTGTATAGCGAAGCCGTCTCCCTTGACGCTTATCCGGGAAGATCCAGCCGCCCGGTTCCATTTCGACTTCACCAGCCTGACCGCCTTCATTGGCCAGCATCGCGTTCTCATAACTCATACGCAGTTCGTAGTGAGCAGTCCAACGCGACCAGCTGCTGCCTGGTTCATTAACGTCTGGTAGTGAAAGATAAAGTGCAGCAGCTTCGTGGCCTGTGATGGGACGATCATCAATGCCTTCGTATGGTTGCAATAATGAATAGAGTGTTGCCTTGCGCCCTGTCTCAGGGTGTGCGAATTCTTGCCAGCCAGAGGCGTTACCAGCCAGAGCAATCGCCCACTTCAACGCTTTCTCAGGGTCATCACATCCGGCTACTTTCTGCCAGTTTTCACGACACTTGGAAAGCAGTTCGATAACCTTGAGATGCTTCCGTTGATCAGCCTCCAACTTCTTAATCCGGCCCCGACGAACTTCAGGACGTGCTTTATAAAGAGCGTGTGAAATCACGCCGGCAGTACGCCGTTGCCAGTATTCAGCCTTCGACCACTGGGAGACTGCCTTCACGCGCTGTTTATCAAGACGTGCTGCCTGTCGTTCGGCCCGCTGCTGATTCTGATGACCGAAGGCAGAGGGACCGGCTTCGAACGTGTCAGCGTGGTCGTGAGCCTCAGTTCGTCGCTTGTCGCGATAACACCCGAATCGCTCAGCCCGGTCGGCAGAACGTTCAAGTGGCGAATAGTCTTCGTCTTCGATTTCACCAGCGAGGCGAAGCGCCCAGTCTTCGGCCTTCGGTGTCCATCTCGGGCAAACAAAACATTCCTGCTTCGCCGCCCATCTGTAACCAGCCTTTTTGAATTCGGCATACTCTTCGCCGAGTTCGTCATCAAGTCGGTCCCCTGGATAGATTCTGAGTTTGTTGTCTTCAGGGGAATAGGTTGCTGTGTGGTTCATTGTAACTCTCCAAGAAAGGCACCCATCCGTGGGCGCACTGAGTCCGCAATCCGTGCGGGTTAAGCGATAGATACGGTGTAGATGGCGTTGCCGTCTTCAATTCGATTCAGTGTGAGGGTTGCCCCGATCAGATCGACTGAAACAGGAAGAGCATCGCCCATCACTTCGATTGAAATTTCATCCGGCAGAGTGACTTCCGGTTTATCGAAGTTGACGGAACCGCAGGGAGCATCAACAGGGGAAGCAATCGAAGATTCAACAAGGGCTGTCTCCAATTCGCGGGATACGAAGTCAACGTCCTGTTTTAGTTCGCAAGCAAGAACGATATTTGGTTTCAGACCTTTCAGAACCTCGAAGGTCTGTGCAACTGATAGCTGACGTTTGGCGTCTTTCAGCTCGCTATTCACAACCCCTTTAATAGCAGGATCGCATTTAGCAAGGCGACCTTCGCAGTGGGCGACTGCCCGTTTGTGAACGCCAACCGTATAATCCTTATAACCATCAATGATTGTCTTGAATTGGTCAGACAGGGTTTGTGAGTTGCTGGTCGATTGCTCTACAGGTAAACTGATCACTGAAAGCTCCTTTTTCTAAAAGGTGTTTTTGAGTTAGAGGGCTGGCAGTCTGATTGGCGTTAGGTGCCAGCCCTCGTTTGTTGTGTTATATTTTACAAATCGTGAAATAAAAGTAAATCGCTATTCTGTAAAATAATCCACAAAATGTGAAATTAACTATTTCTCAGGAAAGAAGGTTCGGACAGAGATTCCGAAGATAGAAGCGAGCGTTGGTACCAGGTCAAGGGGGATTGCACGATCGCCGCTCAAGTAAGAATAGACGGCGTTGCGTGATACATTGTGCCCTGCCTGATTCAACCGCTGCTGTAGTTCGTCAGCTGTGATTCCTTTACGGTCTGCCAGTTCACGCAGGCGAATAGCACAGCGCCCCTGGTAGGTGGAATCATCAATTTCTTTTCGGGCACGTCCCATTTTTGATTTCGCTCTTTTTTTGGCGGTTGAAGAAACAGCCATAGTCTAACCTCCTGTCGGCATTTCTGCCAATGATTCTGTGTTTTCGACTTGATCACGTGAGATCTGGAAGTCTCGTGGGCCGTCAAATCCGATGCGACTCCTACCATTCTTACATTCAAGCATTTTGAGAGTAAGTTGCTTACCTGTCTCCCTGTCGGTGATGGTCACTGATTCGTTGGTCCGTCGAGTTAATACCAGCATGGCGATTCCTTTCGCAAAGTAATCCGTATTTCCATAAAACAAAAAAGATGCCGCCTGTCACAGCGGCAATGAAATTGAAGTCACCCATCGATCGAGAAATCCTGATTGTCCTGGAAGACCACTTCCAGATTGACTTCCCCCTCACCAACTCCGACAACACCGACCATCACGCCGCCCACATTCAGCGATTGACCAGGCGTGAGCTGCACGATCTCTGTTCGCTTCTCCGGCACCAGCTTGATTGACCGGGCTGCGTTCTCGCCTCGGGTAATCCAGCCTTTGCGCTCCAATGCCTTGAGATGACACATCACACCGTTCGGTGATTTGATGCCCAAAGCATCTCCGATATTACGGACTGTCGGGGCTAACCGGTTTTCCGAGATCTCTTTTCGGACGAATTCGTAAACCGCCTTTTGACGATCGGTCAGCTTCTGTCGTTCCTGTTTTTCTTCCACCATTTTTGTGATCATCGTTTTCTCCGTTTGTGTAAAAATCAAAACTCTTACGATAGTCTCCCGGGACTGGATTCGTCCGGCTTTTGAACTCATGTGGAGATCTCAGTCGGGTACTGATAATAACTCCGTTTTCATCTGACTTGATTTCCATGTAGCCGTTGAGATACAAATCCAGTCTTAGCTCGTCTAATTCCCCCTTCAATCTGGCGCAGTAAAAACCGAGACAGATCAAAGCGACTAACAGGATTGCGACGAGTGTGTTTTGCATTTAATTCACTTCTTAAAAATCACGGGGCTTTCACCCGCTCCTCCTGTTAAAACCAGTTGAGATTGGAGGCTGCAGATTTCCTCCCCGACTTCAGATATCGCCGAGCAACTTATCCGTCACCGTCACGGGTTAAGCAACCCGCTACCTGCTCGGCACAGGCAACAGCTGTCTCTTCTGACTCAATTCGTAAACCATCAATCGACCAGTCACTCGAATGAAAGAACTCATCCATCGGTTCCAGATCGCCGTTCAAGTGATAGTTGGCCACTTCCAGCCCTTCACCATAAAACGTGGTCCAGATATCGCAGACGATGAACTCCAGCTGATCGACTCGTTCTCGGAGTTTCATGATCTCGATGCCGTCCTGAATCGAGCGCACCGAATAGTTGTGAGGGTAGGACAACGTGACTCTTTTAAGCCGGATGTTCTCAGACCAGTGTTCCGTACCGTTCATCTGACTCTTGAGGTACTTGAACAGCACATCCCGCTCTTGAAAGTCCTTATACATGATTGTGAGGCTGCTACGGTCGCTACTGAATCTCATGCTACATCCTCCAAGATTTGATCAATGCGTTTCTGCCAGCCTTCGGTGAGAAGCTTTGCGGCTTTCTGAACACCGCTCGGCAGCTTTGCAACATCACCGGACTGGCACCACGCGTAAACGTAGACATCGATTCCGTTGAACTCTTCCCGCATCTTTGCAAGCAGGTCGAGCGATGGTTTGGTATAGCCCCTTTCGACATTGCAGAGATGCACGTTCGAGACTCCAAGGGCAGCAGCAAATTCATATTGCTTGAACCCAAACCGCTTTCTCAGATCGCGAACTGCTTTTCTGA
This window of the Gimesia fumaroli genome carries:
- a CDS encoding helix-turn-helix domain-containing protein; amino-acid sequence: MPKHKPSARQKHLDFEKLEVNRILKIELLEKLQADYRIKNLLFAIDRHLRNNRDCWPSYAGLAEQIGASVRSVGRHIQMACEQGWLLRESGGKGKNNHYRINWSMVFDAVPITTQDMAAARLKAESGVDADKELDRKQEQRRAANLERRQSQTERPKRRQPVDGFPRGYCPSGLPLEKKKPANKITQDFGIAKTTKRKGKRWNCHVDPEMLRNPEEIDSLFKRAVDLGFAKNTDPARLIVWSIAVHCRSADNPGALFRHKIETGDIQVSMPEEDKALKEMEEHDKQSNVFNKILDEAFEGVT
- a CDS encoding recombinase RecT; its protein translation is MNQLVVSKEKLNDLKRSLTAGADSMALILPKSITPETMIRFALNAAQNNPKLLLCSVQSIGLALMNSSAIGLEPNGYDGHLVPYEDKNNSCFTCQFIPDYKGYTKLMHQNPKLQSVSAGAVREGDLFEFEFGTDAYLRHIPPLKDDRGDLIAAWAMYKLQDGSSDFVVLTQGEVLKHKRASPSSGGYKSPWKLWEDPMWAKTAIRILRKFAPMGPGVEKASAYEDAIETGTLPTDHVYDADPDGPRLTFDVEPQHHNEFSQPQSRSQELADKMGAQNAAPTTTAPPEPTQSKKRSRKPLTEKQLHGAIQSAVNSGDRQQLTDFITRLDESLDANQINEDMYNMWKEQASIAIEQLVAP
- a CDS encoding class I SAM-dependent methyltransferase, which gives rise to MSHSRQTGNLRLKRLQEHTEFKGEQLASECSRFHRLAQEDQAPRAISSFNLFQTPEEIADIMVQELGMRRRVLEPSAGLGRLYVPYREANPETEITLVEISPGCCRELYLLTENDNSITILQRDFLGTVGMVCYFDGILMNPPFKHGADIRHIEYALTMLAPGGRLVSLCYWGVKQKKRFANCDVRFLPPGSFKSEGTNADVAMVVIDN
- a CDS encoding RusA family crossover junction endodeoxyribonuclease; the encoded protein is MESVKFSVPGAPVAQPRQKFKRMGGFISNYTPEKHPVTDYKKAIRLSALEAYQGKPDGGPIALEVVFVFPRQSNKRWKTKPMPRYLHVQRNDVDNLLKAVMDALNEKIWVDDKQVCKVTATKWRAAGDEEPHTEITIKPINVG
- a CDS encoding YqaJ viral recombinase family protein → MSTATYEPIKVADPDTPEWEAARMTGIGASESADALELSQYGGRYKLFHRKIGTLQEDFENDDMWYGKEVEYLTAKYWERKNNRKILQHPCPMYRHPDYPFILATPDAKLSPKEGLELKSMHWRLAKEMGEEGTDFIPDSYVIQGQQQMFVMGWEVVNFAILVDRRLYQYKVHRNETLIEGLVAGLSEMWERIQNFDEPEPNWENPSVADTVKRLYRDVEKDSVIELSKEACKAWNRYELLGDDEKQIQEERKALKAFVLKELGNRSAGILAGGKKMVRRKEIQGCSYTVERKPRIDARAVKVPE
- a CDS encoding phosphoadenosine phosphosulfate reductase domain-containing protein — protein: MKHVVGFSGGVDSQACLWWVRQKFGDENVIAVNSDVGGHEHWMTTEFISEFSKTVFPIVQVTPLIRDLENRGTKPGITRDRRQEFNEDDVMTFDRLAYIKQRFPSRKAQFCTEHLKLIPQKRWMRENLVDKGIEFERYVGLRCDESDARKKTPDRKWDEYFDCWVNYPIRCWTKQECFSVLKKSGEKVNPLYSMGFNRVGCAPCINSNKADIREWAARFPEMIDKVRQYEENVGRTFFAPCVPGMEINWIDDVVKWSKTAYGGKQPMLPLVEVEAAAGMCSSSYGLCE
- a CDS encoding helix-turn-helix domain-containing protein, which codes for MQQKSLPFVETKRRQLVGLPLSTDAKVLMVVLDEIAGSDDFCCPSLPDLSRLMGCSEHKARKAIREAESAGFLEVEKLPGKATAYRIEWPAITNTECEEFNNVNRYL